The Monomorium pharaonis isolate MP-MQ-018 chromosome 5, ASM1337386v2, whole genome shotgun sequence genome includes a window with the following:
- the LOC105839938 gene encoding uncharacterized protein LOC105839938: MDCCMWNGKEERKGAAGKGDERGWTAVCGTIRIDAFEETKRFSRRYLPCQRSTKKGQRRCYLNRWVSIKQEFLANFIDFRWSCADMPARRHPQVGYILHNIVIDWTCGLITASRPRLPRVRYAHSVME, encoded by the exons ATGGACTGCTGTATGTG GAACGGCAAGGAGGAGCGGAAAGGAGCAGCAGGAAAAGGAGACGAAAGGGGATGGACTGCTGTATGTG GTACCATAAGAATCGACGCGTTTGAAGAAACGAAGCGTTTCTCTCGACGGTATTTGCCGTGTCAGCGTTCGACCAAGAAGGGGCAGCGACGGTGCTATTTAAACCGCTGGGTATCAATAAAGCAGGAGTTTTTGGCGAATTTCATTGATTTCCGATGGAGTTGCGCTGATATGCCGGCCCGTCGCCATCCGCAGGTAGGCTACATTTTGCACAACATTGTAATTGATTGGACCTGTGGCCTGATAACCGCCTCGCGACCTCGGCTACCTCGCGTTCGATACGCGCACTCGGTCATGGAATAA